Proteins encoded in a region of the Salmo trutta chromosome 34, fSalTru1.1, whole genome shotgun sequence genome:
- the LOC115173267 gene encoding uncharacterized protein C1orf43 isoform X2 encodes MAACFFAQVFVLLFIFVKRQIMRFAMRSRRGPHAPIGHNAPKGLREEIDARLSKVQEIRFEPRLLSEEDDRLKHGTQFSCYNYLYRMKALDAIRDSGIPLQEMGRNPNAITGRSFRNWLLDLRNSHSLIKSSRSTLIDNLLEGYDSARHGTGVFGEAEYMKYQDALNELADVVKAYSSTTSLDQHHQSAAKDLTGSPARSTPSTIQVTYLPSTSQRSKRPKHFLELKSFKDNYNTLESTL; translated from the exons ATGGCAGCCTG TTTCTTTGCACAGGTGTTTGTATTGCTATTTATCTTCGTCAAGAGGCAGATCATGCGTTTCGCTATGAGGTCCCGCAGAGGACCCCATGCCCCTATTGGACACAACGCACCCAAG GGTTTGCGGGAAGAGATTGACGCGCGCCTGTCCAAGGTTCAGGAAATCCGCTTCGAGCCGCGTCTACTCTCTGAGGAGGATGATAGGCTGAAGCACGGGACACAGTTCA GTTGCTATAACTACCTGTACAGGATGAAGGCTCTAGATGCCATTCGGGACTCGG GGATCCCGCTGCAGGAGATGGGCCGCAATCCGAACGCCATCACAGGACGCAGTTTCCGCAACTGGCTGCTGGATCTGCGTAACTCCCACTCTCTGATCAAGAGCAGCCGTAGCACCCTCATTGACAACCTGTTGGAGGGATATGACAGTGCACGCCATGGCACAGgg GTATTTGGGGAAGCGGAATATATGAAATACCAGGATGCTCTGAATGAACTGGCTGATGT TGTGAAAGCCTACTCCAGCACCACCAGTCTGGACCAGCATCACCAGTCTGCAGCCAAGGACCTGACAGGCTCCCCAGCCCGCAGCACCCCCTCCACCATCCAAGTTACCTACCTGCCCTCCACCAGCCAGCGCAGCAAGAGGCCAAAGCACTTCCTGGAGCTCAAGAGCTTCAAGGACAACTACAACACACTGGAGAGCACCCTGTGA
- the LOC115173267 gene encoding uncharacterized protein C1orf43 isoform X1, which produces MAESPLSGVNVVLVMAYGSLVFVLLFIFVKRQIMRFAMRSRRGPHAPIGHNAPKGLREEIDARLSKVQEIRFEPRLLSEEDDRLKHGTQFSCYNYLYRMKALDAIRDSGIPLQEMGRNPNAITGRSFRNWLLDLRNSHSLIKSSRSTLIDNLLEGYDSARHGTGVFGEAEYMKYQDALNELADVVKAYSSTTSLDQHHQSAAKDLTGSPARSTPSTIQVTYLPSTSQRSKRPKHFLELKSFKDNYNTLESTL; this is translated from the exons ATGGCCGAGTCACCTTTGTCCGGTGTGAATGTAGTGCTGGTTATGGCATATGGCAGCCTG GTGTTTGTATTGCTATTTATCTTCGTCAAGAGGCAGATCATGCGTTTCGCTATGAGGTCCCGCAGAGGACCCCATGCCCCTATTGGACACAACGCACCCAAG GGTTTGCGGGAAGAGATTGACGCGCGCCTGTCCAAGGTTCAGGAAATCCGCTTCGAGCCGCGTCTACTCTCTGAGGAGGATGATAGGCTGAAGCACGGGACACAGTTCA GTTGCTATAACTACCTGTACAGGATGAAGGCTCTAGATGCCATTCGGGACTCGG GGATCCCGCTGCAGGAGATGGGCCGCAATCCGAACGCCATCACAGGACGCAGTTTCCGCAACTGGCTGCTGGATCTGCGTAACTCCCACTCTCTGATCAAGAGCAGCCGTAGCACCCTCATTGACAACCTGTTGGAGGGATATGACAGTGCACGCCATGGCACAGgg GTATTTGGGGAAGCGGAATATATGAAATACCAGGATGCTCTGAATGAACTGGCTGATGT TGTGAAAGCCTACTCCAGCACCACCAGTCTGGACCAGCATCACCAGTCTGCAGCCAAGGACCTGACAGGCTCCCCAGCCCGCAGCACCCCCTCCACCATCCAAGTTACCTACCTGCCCTCCACCAGCCAGCGCAGCAAGAGGCCAAAGCACTTCCTGGAGCTCAAGAGCTTCAAGGACAACTACAACACACTGGAGAGCACCCTGTGA